GAACACCCTTCACTTTTGGCGAAGATGGCTGAATTCAACAAGATGGTACAAGCTTTTGAATCGGATGAAGCAATTGAAAGTTGGAATGAAGCAATTGATCAACTTCATGAAAAAAATTAAAATCTTTATAGCTGAGCTTGAACCACATTCAGATAGAGAAGAAGATATCTTATTTGAAATGATGGTTAAATACGTTGGACGAGAAGGCGGACCATTGCAGTGATGGAGTATGAGCATAATACTGCAAAATTAAACCTAAAAGAATTTATGGAAAAAGTTACTGTAATTAAAGAAGAAAATAAAAATGTCTCTAAAGCTGAAGCTCTAGAAATTTTCCGTCACATAAAGATTGTATATCTAACATTAACCGATCACTTTATGAAAGAAGAAAACATTCTCTTCCCTATGGCTGAGCAAATGTTATCAGATGATGAAAAAGTAGAACTCGCAAGCCAGTTTTCGCAAATGAAATAAGAAATCAGTATTCTTTTTATAAAATAGTAAATGAGGAATTTCGAAGTAAGATGTTGCACTACTAAAACATCCCATTCAAAATTCCTCTTTTTAGTGGAGAATTTGAGTTCCCTGGTCGTCTCCATTTCCTATGTGCCCAATACCTTCTTGGGCAAGTTTCAGCCTAAGTTTTTCATATAAATATAAAACAGTCATTTCAAATTTTTCTTCTGAGCTAAGTTCATGAAATAACTTAGCAAAATCCTCGTTCTTAAAACCATCTAAAACGCCATAAATAATAATTAAAACATCTTCCTCATCACCCGTTAAATGATCCTTATACATCTCATAAACGTCATCAATCAGTTTCATTAGTTCACCTCTTTCTCAGTGACAGCTACATAGCTTTTGTTTTGTAAAATCCTACGAAGTGAGTTCGATGGAATTTTTAGCTTACATACTCTATACTCTAAACTTATTTACAGAATTTATTAGTCAGGAGTAAAATAGTAATATTATGCGTTTGAAAAGGAGACGAGAAAATGTTTTTCCCTATAATAAAAAACCAGCGATCTGAGTTCTTAAAAGGAGTAATAGCTGGCCTTAGTATTGCTCTTGGTTATTTACCTGTCGCCTTAACCTTTGGTTTTATTGCTGAAAGTACGGGCCTATCATTAATTGAAACAATTGGAATGAGTGCGTTTGTATTCGCTGGTGCTGCGCAATATATGTCTTTAAGCTTAATTGCCATCGGCACTGGAGCCCTTGAAATTATTTTTACAACATTCATTATTAATATACGTCATTTATTAATGAGCACCTCTATAAGCGAAAAAGCTGAAAAAGATCATCCTCTTATAAAAGCTTATATGCCTTTGGTATGACAGACGAAGTGTTTGCTGTTACGTCAACTAAGGAAGGAAAGTTAACAAGTTCCTATATATTGGGAGTCGCATTTATCGCTTATTCTAGTTGGGTGGTTAATTCGGGGATAGGATATGTAATCGGAACTTCCTTGCCAGAACTATTACAAAAAAGTATGTCAATCGCTTTGTATGCGTTGTTTATTGCTTTGTTAGTACCATCCCTAAAGAAACATCGTAAAAATTGTTTGGTTAGCCTTTTTCGCCGCAATTTTAATTCTATTTTAACCATATTTATCCCAAGTGGGTGGGCAATTATTATTGCCACTTTGGCCTCCTCTATCATAATCGAAATCATTTATAGTAAAATTGCGAAAAACCTACAACAACTACAGAACAGTATGATAAGGAGTGTGGTTAAGATGTCGAATACAATGTTAATCATACATCATGGGGATGGCTGTTGTAACATATATACCTAGAGTTTTACCTCTAGTAACCATTAACGGTAAAGAAATGCCTCCTAAAGTAAAAGCAATCCTTCAAATGTTCCTTATGCAGCCTTAGGTGCACTCATCTTTCCGGGAATTTTATTTGTTCAGGATAATATCTGGTTTGGAATAATCGGGGGGGTAACCGCATTTGGCGTTGCCATGTTAACTTCAAATTTAATTATTGTCGTACTTAGCGCAATTGCAGTATTAAGTCTATATACTTTTTATTGTAACGAACATCAAGTCGATTTGTTTTACTATACCTTTTAGTATTACAATAGAGAGATGAGATGAAAGAAAAAATACATGTCGTATAAGTGGTGACTTATGAATAAAAAGCAATTAAGGATTAATATCGATTATTTTTTAGAAAACTATTTCCAAAGTCGTATAATTGAACGTGGATTACATTACTTTTATAAGGGAAATGTTACGAAAATGGAATTAGTTAACGATAAGGTTACAGCAACAGTAACCGGAACAACTGACTACGAAGTTGAGGTAAATCTAGAGAATTTATCGCTAAGTCATTGCGACTGTCCTTATGAAGATATGTGCAAAACATCTAGTTGCTGTTTTATTGGAATTAAAAAAATCATTAGAGGATACTCCATCACTTTCGTTAGAAATTGCTGCAGAGTATCCTTACAATGAACCAGCGATCGTGATGGAATATTTGAGAAATGATCTGGATCCTTATGTTAAAGTAATTTACCAACTTCTCTCAAAGAGTGGCCACTTTAGTAATGACCACTCTAGTTTAGTAGTCCAAAGGTTTCACGAAGATCTTACTCTACTTGAGGTATCGGAAACTAACCAACTTCAAATAATGGCCATGACAGTTGTGATGGACGAGCTATATAAAAAAAGCAACAGAATATGAGACTTATCGGTTCCGGCAAAATCGTTTCTTAGCTTTTTCAATGAATTGCTCCACTATGGCTATTTTTCTCTTAAGCAGGAAGTTGATAGACACTCTCAATTCTATACCTGGTATACCGAGTTTCTATTCGAGCAAAGAACCCTTTATGGCAGTGGTTCTCCCTACGATAAACTCCTTGCAACATGGCTACTTTGTGAAGAAAGCCAAGATATCTTAAACAAGCATGCGAAACTACTCTTAAAAGAAGAGGAAAACAATTTATTTATCACTAAGCTTTCTAGTCTTTTATTTCTACAAGCTAACGATGGCGCGCGTTCACTATCATTATTAAAAAACATCAAACCTCAATTACACCATAGTGACCTCATAGATCATTTTTACTAATGGAGCAAAAAAGTGATTATGTAATGATGAAACACTGGTTTGATTTGTTTTTCCCACTTGAAAACCTAAACAAGGGTCTGTTCTTGGTAAACTTTATGAAGACATGTTAATTGAAACGGGTACAGACGAAGAAAAACTTACAATCGTTTGGAAAAATTGGCTTAATCAACCGAGTTTTTTAACCTTTAAATCAAGAATTGGTAAAAGTAACGAAGTGGAAAAGGAAAAAATTTTACACTATATTATTCCTAAATTACAAGCTGATTTATATCGTCCTCAAACAGAAGCAACCTATTATCAGATCATGACAGATCAGGAGCTTTTTGAAGACGCCCTTACAACCTTGATAACTCATAGAAAAGAATCTAATATTATTACACCAGAGATTGAAAAATTATTAAAAGTAGTTATGAAGCAAAAACCTGAATTACTCCTTCCCTTCTTCCATCAGTTAGTGGAAAGACTAGTTCAAAAAAAATCAAGAGTCCATTATGAAGAAGCCGCTCTATACATTAAGCAGTTAAAAAGTATCTACATGAAATTAGATAAGCAGCAAATTTACAACACATATGTTACTGGACTTAAACAAAGATTTAAAACTTACCGTGCGTTTATTCAGGAGCTGAAAAAAATTGATAAATAGTTACAATCCAAACCCGATTATCGTTCATGGTGGAATTTAAAAGGGAAAAATGGATATAGTTTGTTTATTTGGGGTGAGCAAAAAAAACATAAAAAATATGTTGATATTGAGCCATTTAAATATCCCTTTCTTTATTCTCCTTTTGAATTAAAATTATCTTTGTTTCGCAAGCACCAAGCTTCATTTTACGGGACGTTTCTAGATATTAGTGATTGTCATATTCAAGTTCCATTAAACAACCGCTTATTTTATAGTTTGGCTGGCAATGTACCTGTTTACCATGTACCAGCGAACTATGAAAATCATCTCTTTCCTATAAAAGGAATTGATATTGAATTAAATAATATCCACTCTTTTACCGGAACTTTACTAAATTTAACTAACACACCAGAATGGCAACTTGCAGATGATTTCTTATTTGTCCAAGAGCTCTTGATTGCACTCTTAAATGAGATTGGGTTTGGTCAATTAATACCAAACAAAAATGGAGCCTGGGAAATACCTAACTTCCCAGTTTTTGATTGGCAAAACTGTGCACCACCATCGCTTCTTTCATTAATTCCTACAAATTACTCTTTTATGGATAAAGCATTTGAAAAAAATTCACTTGTTGAATTTTGCCAACAATTCGTTACTAGTTATGTCACCAATATTCTCAAAGTAGATGAGGAAGTTGTTGAAGCATTTAACCAGTTAAAACAAAGCCAATCGCCAACTATTAAAAAGCTATTATCTGGTATCGAAAAGGAAGCTCAGGCCTTTGAGTCAACTGCGGAGCATCAACGTTTTTTAGAAAGTATTGGTGCTGTAGAGGTCTCACCATTTAAACTCGGACTCAGAATTGAAGAAAAAAAAGGTTCAGATCTTTGGCAATTAACGTTGTTTATTCAAGATCGTACTGACCAATCGTTGATGATAGATGTTGCAGATCTCTTAATTGGTGATCACCCTTGGCGTGAAAATCCAATTACTTTTTTTAAGGAAGCATTACGAAGAGGCACACAAAGAATTAAAGAATTAAAGCATTTTTCATTATCAACGCCTTCCATCCAAATGTCTGTGGATGGTGCTTACGAATTGATTTTCAAAAATGACACGGCTTTTCAGGAGTTGGGAATTGTAATTCTAGTTCCTAGTTGGTGGCATAAAAAAGAGGATCATTTTGCAGTAACCCTTACGCAAAAAGAAATTTCAGAAACAAGAAGTACTGCTGAGCCTTTATTAAATTGGCAAGCCATTGCAGATTTCGACTACTCTATTTCTGTTGCCGGAATAACCGTAACTGAGCAAGAATTTCACGAGCTTGTGAATCATAAACGACCAATTGTAAAACTTAGAGGTAAGTGGGTTTTTTGGGACATAACTACTGCTGAGCAAATTCACTCCAAGATCCAGGCTTATAAAAACAAAAAAAAGCTTACGTATATGCAAGCTTTTCAACTTAACCTCCAGGAAGAGAGAGGTAAAAACATCCACTGGGAAGCTCAATGGAACAAAAAAATTGGCTCATTGTTAAATGACCTTTCAATACATTCCTGGAAGAAAGCAGGTATTCCTACCACCCTTAATGGA
The nucleotide sequence above comes from Anaerobacillus sp. CMMVII. Encoded proteins:
- a CDS encoding DUF6154 family protein, whose translation is MKLIDDVYEMYKDHLTGDEEDVLIIIYGVLDGFKNEDFAKLFHELSSEEKFEMTVLYLYEKLRLKLAQEGIGHIGNGDDQGTQILH
- a CDS encoding DEAD/DEAH box helicase — its product is MFIWGEQKKHKKYVDIEPFKYPFLYSPFELKLSLFRKHQASFYGTFLDISDCHIQVPLNNRLFYSLAGNVPVYHVPANYENHLFPIKGIDIELNNIHSFTGTLLNLTNTPEWQLADDFLFVQELLIALLNEIGFGQLIPNKNGAWEIPNFPVFDWQNCAPPSLLSLIPTNYSFMDKAFEKNSLVEFCQQFVTSYVTNILKVDEEVVEAFNQLKQSQSPTIKKLLSGIEKEAQAFESTAEHQRFLESIGAVEVSPFKLGLRIEEKKGSDLWQLTLFIQDRTDQSLMIDVADLLIGDHPWRENPITFFKEALRRGTQRIKELKHFSLSTPSIQMSVDGAYELIFKNDTAFQELGIVILVPSWWHKKEDHFAVTLTQKEISETRSTAEPLLNWQAIADFDYSISVAGITVTEQEFHELVNHKRPIVKLRGKWVFWDITTAEQIHSKIQAYKNKKKLTYMQAFQLNLQEERGKNIHWEAQWNKKIGSLLNDLSIHSWKKAGIPTTLNGSLRPYQHDGFSWLLNMRKIGFGACLADDMGLGKTIQTITYLLAVKEAYHQNLQQPFLLICPTSLIGNWEHELGLFAPTLNVYVHHGQHRSIEEEILLDNVDIVITSYALAVRDENIWTSRIWEALILDEAQHVKNIETKQRRSIKEIEAVHRIALTGTPIENRLKELWSIIDMLNDHFLGSFQQFSKIFIREIEGSEQNNEKLNELRSMISPFLLRRTKQDKEIHLQLPDKKEIIHRVGLTVEQASLYQAVINDLFDKIDTVSEMERRALILSSLTKLKQICNHPVHYLKENGALDNRSEKWEELMLLSETIASNNEKALIFTQYKEMGSIIQKGLESKFNTTIPFLHGSLQRQKREELIWEFMNTDTPFFILSLKAGGVGLNLTAATHVIHYDRWWNPAVENQATDRAYRIGQTEDVTVHKLLTKGTLEEKIHLMLEKKQALSDQILNANENKLSELTTNELEQFLKLRISSLS